The genome window CATTAATCAGATTAAAAATTAACTTCAATTACATCTTATAGAAGAGAATTGAGATGATTTACTAAACTTCATACAATTCCAAAGGTAAACCATCAGGATCTTCAAAAAAAGTGAAACGTTTATCTGTAAACTCATCAACTCTAATTATCTCTGTTTTTATACCCTTTGCTTGAAGGTTCTTAACAGCCATTTCTATGTCATCTACAGAAAAGGCTAAATGTCTCAAACCTCTAGCTTCGGGGAATGACGGTCTTTGAGGTGGAGAGGGAAATGAAAATAACTCAATTACATATTGATCGTTCAAAGCCAAATCCAACTTGTAAGAATCTCGTTCTTCTCGATACACTTCACGAATTACCTTTAAACCGAGTTTATCTACGTAAAAAGTTTTTGACCTTTCATAATCAGAACAGATAATAGCTATATGATGAACACTTTTTAGACCTAGATTCTTTTCCACTTTATTTTTCTTGAAATAAAACCATAAGAAAAAGCCCAGCCATCCGAATGGATAACTGGGCTTGTATTTTCAGAGTAAACTCAGATTATAGAGAAATACCCATGAATGACATAAATGCCAATCCCATCAAACCAGTAATGATGAAAGTGATACCCAAACCTTTCAAAGGAGCAGGTACGTTAGAATATTTCATCTTCTCACGAACAGCTGCCAATGCTACAATAGCAAACAACCATCCAATACCTGATGAGAATCCATATACCGCAGATTCAGCAAAAGTGAATTCTTTTGGTACCATGAAAAGAGAAGCACCCAAAATCGCACAGTTTACCGCGATCAAAGGAAGGAAGATACCCAATGCTCCGTAAAGTGATGGAGAGAATTTCTCAACGATCATCTCTACCAACTGTACCATAGAGGCAATTACTGCAATAAACATGATGAACTGAAGGAAAGACAAATCAATGTTTGCGAATCCTTCGCCAAGCCATGCCAAAGCACCTGCTTTAAGTACGTAGTTATATAACAACCAGTTCAAAGGAACTGTAATAGTCAATACGAAAGTTACCGCTGCTCCTAAGCCAAGTGCTGTAGGTACTTTCTTTGAAACGGCTAGATAAGAACACATTCCAAAGAAGTAAGCGAATACCATGTTGTCGATAAAAATCGACTTAATACCAAGATTAATTAAATCCATTGCTTACGATTGTTTAAAAATTCTAAGATCAGTGTTCTCTTATTCTTCTACATATCCGTTTCTCCAACGTTGTACCCAAATAATCATACCGATGATGATAAAGGCACCTACTGGAGAAGTCATCAAACCAACTTTAGGGAATGCATCTGGCAATACTTGAACGCCGAATACAGCACCTGAACCTAGCAATTCACGGAAGAATGCTACAGCCAAGATCACCCAAGCATAACCTAGAGATGAACCAAGACCATCAAGAACTGAATCCCAAGGTTTGTTACCCATCGCAAAAGCCTCCAAACGTCCCATTACAATACAGTTAGTAATGATAAGACCTACATAAACCCCTACTACTTTAGAGACATCATAGAGATAAGCTTTCAGTACCTGGTCTACTACGATTACCAATGTAGCAATTACACCAAGTTGAACGATGATACGAATACGTTGTGGTACCAAGTTTCTCATCAAAGAGATGATCAAGTTTGAGAACACGACCACAAACATTACAGCAATAGACATCACCAATGAAGGCTCCATCTTGGCTGTTACAGCTAGAGCAGAACAGATACCCAATACCTGTACTGTAATTGGGTTGTTATCATCAAGAGGGTCAGCAACAATACCTCTCCTTCTTTTTGATAATAGCTCCTCTGATTTTTTTACTTCTTTAACTTCTGCAGTTTCAGACATGGCTATTTTCTAATTTCAAAAGAAAAAATCAATTAAATAGTAAGGAATTAGCGCAGAGAAACTGCATTTCCTCTAATTTTCTGCATATAAGGCTCATACAGATTTAGGTAGTTCACCATCATCTCGTTCAAACCGTCACGAGTCAATGTTGCACCAGACATACCGTCAACTTCGTTGTCAGAAATACCAGTGTTACCTTCACCTTTCATCATCAAAACCGGAGAAATTTTTCCATTTTCAACGATTGATTTACCTTGATATCTATCTTGAACATCAGCGTCAGACATACGAGCACCCAAACCTGGAGTTTCTCCAGCGTGACCGAATACCGCACCTTTGATCGTCTTCATGTCAGGGTTCATTGCTACATATCCCCAGATGTCATTCCAAAGACCGTAACCATAAACAGGAAGAATGTAAGCCTCAACCTCAGTTTTAGAACCTTCTTTCATGAATTTGAAAATTGGAAGATTCACATCATTTACTGAAGTATAGTCGATAGAAGCTTTCTTGTCACCACCTTTCAAAGCAGCCACTTGCTTCTTCATTACTTTCCAGTTTGCTTGAACGCTTACATCTTCTGGAGATTTAGCTCCAAAGTCAGAAACTTGCTCTCCTTGAGCATTCACTACGACAGATTGAATTCTTTCTTTGTAGATAGCGGCTAGAGCTTGTTTGTCGTCTCCAGTCACACCTACTGCTTGAAGAATTTGTTTCTTCGTATCCAATGCAATCTCAGTGTCTTGTCTTTCTTTCAAGACTACTTTTACTGTTGCCAGCAATCCACCAATGATTACTGTCATAGCGACTGCAAAACCGATTACATATCCGTTAGACTGTTGCACGTTTTAATCTTCTTTTTTTGTTTGCTTCTACTACATAATAATCAACTAGCGGTGCTAGAACGTTCATCAACAAGATTGCCAACATGATTCCTTCTGGATATGCTGGGTTCCAAACTCTTATGATTACCGTTAAGATACCGATCAATGCACCGTAAATCCACTTACCAGTGTCAGTTTGAGCTGCTGTAACTGGGTCAGTTGCCATAAATACAGCACCAAAAGCAAAACCACCAGCAATTAGGTGATAGTAAGCAGGCATTTGCATATAAGTATTTGCGCCAAAAGCATTCATGATTAAGCCCATACCCATAGCACCAAGAACTGTTGCCAAGATAATACGACCACTACCTACGCGAGTACCTACCAAGATCAACGCTCCAAGCAGTACTGCTAAAGTAGATGTTTCACCGATTGAACCAGGGATAAAACCAAAGAACAAGTTTTCAGCAGAATACAAACCTGCAGACCAAGAAGCCGTAGCTTCAGCAGCATATTTTGCTACTTCAATACCTTCAGATGAAGCTGAAGAAGCCAAACCTAAGAATGTCGCACCTGTAAAGCCGTCTACAGCAGTAGCATCAGCAAGGTCGAACCATACTTTGTCACCAGAAATTTGTGCTGGATAAGCGAAATACAAGAATGCACGAGCAGTTAAAGCTACGTTCAAGATATTCATACCAGTACCTCCAAATACCTCTTTACCAATCAATACAGCAAAAGCAGACGCTACGAATACTTGCCATAACGGAATAGAAGCAGGAACTACTAGAGGAATCAACATACCTGTTACCAATAGACCTTCGTTGATAGGGTGTTTTCTTAATGCTCCGAAAACAACCTCAACTAAACCACCACCAGCATAAGCTGCGATGATAATAGGAATTACTCTGATTGCACCGAAAAGTACTTTGTCGCCAAAGCCCATTTCAGCACCAGTAGCTACAGCGTGCATTTCACCAACGTTGTAGATACCGAAAAGCAGAGCAGGAATCATAGCGATGATCACTGTCATCATCATACGCTTCAAGTCGATAGCATCACGAACATGAGCGCCTTTAGAACCCGTCACAGTTTTTGGCGTAAACATAAATGTCTCACCAGCTTCATACGGATAGTACATTAGGCTATCCTTTGACGGTCTGTTCTTTTCGAAGAATTCGTATAAGAACTTCATTATAATTTTGTTTTAACGTGATAACTAAAAAAATATATTCAGCTCCACGTCATTCCATTTGTTTCGTTTAACTGTTTGTTTAAGCTTTTTGTTAGCTCAATCTTAGCATATCGATACCCTCACGGATAATTCCTTGCACATCGTGCTTAGAAACATCGATAAACTCACAAAGAGCTAGATCTTCTTCAGCAACTTCATATAGACCAAGAGCCTCCATATTATCGTAGTCTTTAGCCATAATTGCCTTGATAAGGTGCGTAGGAAGAATATCCATAGGAACTACTTTTTCAAATGCTCCTGTCATTACGAATGCTCTTTCTTCACCATTCAAAGAAGTATCCAAAGCATATTCTTTGCTGGCGCCACCTAATAGCCCCCATGCTTTGTGAAAACTCAAACGATCAGTGATAAATCCTAACCAACCATCTTTCAAGAAGAAACGAGGTTTGTCACCTTCTGGAAGAACTGAGATTACGTGATCGTAGAAACCTACGTATCCGTCTTTCTCAATAGAAGACCCTGTCAATACGTTACCAGAGATTACTCTGACATTGTCTTGAGCAAGATTTCCTTCTACCATTTTCTTCACATTGGCACCTAGGTATGTTTGTACATAACCTGTTTTATTCAGCTCAGAACCTGCAACAGCTACAAGTTTAGACGCATCATATTTACCCTCTAGGAAAAGTTTACCGATTTGTAATAAACCGAATGGATTGATTGTCCATACAACTTCACCTTTATTGATAGGATTGATGTGGTGGATTTGAACCCCAACGTTACCTGCAGGGTGTGGCCCTGAAACTTTGTGTTGAGTTGCGTTCAAACCAGCAAGGATACTAGAACCTGCTTTTCCGTTCGTAGTCACATGTACCTCTGGAGCAAATTTCTTCAGGATATCAATACCTGCTTGTAAATATTGCTCTTGACCTTTGAATAAGAATTCGTAGTCTGGTGCAAGTGGGTGAGAATCGAAACCAGAAACAAAAACTGCCTTTGGTTCTTGAGAAGGATTAGCAACTACTGCGTATGGACGCTGAACCAATTGAGGCCAAACCCCAGAGCTCAACATTGCAGTTTTTGCATCTTCTTTGCTAACGGAAGCTAAATCTGTATATTTTGGGAACTCGACATACTGGATTTCTTTGTCTGCCAAGATCCTTACCTCCATTAAACGTCTTTTCTCTCCACGAATGATACCCACAACTTCACCACTTACAGGTGCAGTGTACATCACGCCTTCTTGCTTGGCATCAAATAAGATCGGAGTACCAGCTTTTACTGTATCACCTTCTTTTACCAACGCTTTAGGCCTAATCATACCAACAAAATCCGTTGGCTTTAGCGCAAACGTTTCGGGCTGATCAACATTCAAAAGGTTAAGCTCAGCTTTACCTTTTAACTTGATGTCAAACCCTTTCTTTAATGTAATGTTCTTCGACATTGTATATAGTTTGAGAGTTTAAGCTCCAAAAATTCCTCGCAAAATTACTAAAATGTTCTTTAGAATGAAATAAAGATTTTCAGCATTTTTCGCAAAAGTTCACTGATATTTGTCAACATCCCTAAAATGTTTTTCCTGTGAAATCCTGAAAGCACCCAATATTAAGGAATTTCTACATTTTTTCTTTTTCTTAACATTTAAGGACTTCGCTCAATACAACTCCTTGATGTAATATACTTTCCCCTTTGAAAAAAGTCATCAGAAAAGACTTTCACTAGAAAGAAAATATTATCTTGGGATTGATATCTTTATAAGAAGCTAAAGCGAACTAAGAGTTCGGCTTCTTTTTTGTTTGCCTTACTGTGCCTATGTTTTGGTATTGAATTTTGAAATCATTGATTTACTATGACTGAAACCGATATTTTAAAGATTTGGGAGCAGATTGATTATAGAACAGATACTTTAGTGGTGAAAAACCTCCATTTTTTAAAGTGTGTCCACCCCAATCTTGCTAATATTTTCTTAATCACGTGGGATTATCACCACTATAAAGTGAGTATCTCTTATTTAAAACCTTCTTTAAAGACCAAAGACCATACTACCGATATTACTAATTATCGTTATTTGGTGTTGGAGCATGAAAATCCAACAAAACGTATTTTACTAAAGATCGTTTTTGAAGATGACAACAAAGTAATTCACTTGGTTCCTGTATTTGGAGGAGAAGAAGATGGAAAGAAGCTATTGATTTATTATGTCAATACTCCATGATAAAAATAAAGGGATAAAATCTGATTGATTTTATCCCTTTATTTTTTAGTTATTCTTCGAATAGCTTAGTTCACTATCGCTACTTTCGATACATAAGACTCTACTCCATCTTTATCGGTACTAAAGATGAAATACACACCTGTAGCAGCTCTTTTGCCATTATAATCATTACCATCCCAAACGGCTGTTCCTCCAGCTGCATTTGTTTCATAGATTAATTGTCCTGCAGCATCTGTAAACTTCAGATATGCATTTTTAGCCAATCCACTGACAGTGATCAATCCTGTATAATTTGGTCTTACAGGATTTGGAAAAACTTTTACATTTTGGTGGATATTCTCAGCAAAGGTTGCTGTACCTCTGTAAGAGATTACTCCTTGATCTGTTAAAAAGAAAACTTCACCAGTTTGTTGATTAATTGTAATATCTCGAACATTATCTGACAATAAAAGACTGTTTGAAGCTGAAAAATATTCTATAATCTCGCTATTATCAGCTGAAAATAACCAAACACCTTTATTTGTTGCCATCCATTTTCTACCTCCACCATCTATAGCGATAGCTGTGACTTGCTCTTCATTCAAAAGTGGATATCCTTCATATCTTGGTATTATAGCATCTATCGTGGAAGTAAGAGCATCATAAGGATTGAATATTTCTGCTACACCATCTTCTGTTCCGAAAAGAATACTACCATCGCTTTGTTTTGCCATTGAAAGAATATTTCGGCTAGGAAAACCTCCAGTACCTACTTGATTATTCAGTACACGACTATTTCCTTCACTATAAACTAAAACACCACCTGTTTCTAAACGAACCCATAATTGTCCCCAATCATCAATCAAAGCATCTGTTGGATTTTGAAGTGATGATACTGTTTCTTGAGTAAACGTTCCCGTTAATTGGTCTAAACTGAGTAACCTTTGGTGAGCAGTTAGCCATACTTTTCCAAAACCATCAGAAACTACTCCAGCCAATCGATTCACACTAATAGGTAAATCATATTGCGTAACTTCTAAAGTTTCTGGATGTATAGAAATGAATTCTCCTTGGTAAGTTGTAGCAAAAAACAGGTTGGAATAACTATCAAAACAGACATAGCTCAAATCGGTATTCACAGGTAAGTCTATGGCCGTAGAAAGAGTTGCACTATTAGAAAAATTATCCCAAGAACCATTTGAGAAAAGATAAGCCGAAGCACTTATACCCCAAGAGTTCGAGTTCTGATGCCCACCTGCACTAAGCAGAATATTACCATTTCCATAAGCTCCTCTAAAAACAGAGGTACTTAATGTTCCTGTCGGAAAATAAGATTCTTTGTGTGAATCTAACAGCCTAACAATACCATTACCAAGGTCTGCTATCCAAAAAATGTTTGTTTGATCTTCTGTGACAAATTGAGGTTTAAAATCTTCATCTGAGAAAAATTCAATAAGCTCAGAATTTAGGTAACTAAATATTTGATGATTAATAGGAATAAATAATTCGTCTTCGATGATTGTCAACTCCCCAAATCTAGCTCCAGCTTCTTCTAATAGAGACGTCTCCGTTTTTTGGTTTAAAGTATAAACTCCTCTTTGGTCTTTTACATATACTAAGCCTTCCTCATAAGATTTGAGAAACTTTATATCTGAATCAAAAACATATTCTTCTGACCAATTATTAAAATCTTTTTTATTGACACGTTCATCTGCTTCAATCCCTAACAACTGACGATCGGATAAAATGTATAAACTATCAGATGAGCCTACAAAACTATGTACGGGTATTAATTCACCATTTTCACCTAATCTATCCCAAGTATCTTTCAATTCATAGTGATCAACATCAAATTGTAAAACTCCGAAAGCGGTTGAAACCATCAGATAACCATTCCATAAATCCAAGTCATGGATAGTTTTATCGGGGTAAGAAGCGTTCAGAATACTTCTTACATTCACAATTTGATCCTCTTCTATCAAATCTATATTTCCATTAGAATATGCGACAACGAGCATATCTTTTGAAGGAATCGCTAAAATTCGACTTATTCCTGTATCACTTAAACCATCTTCTTTTGTAAAGGGAGCTACAGAAAAATCAGATTTATCTAAGGTAAAAAGCCCCGAAGAGCTTACGCAATAAATCATATCATGAACTTCTGCAATCTGCAATCCTTCATGATAACTGTTGTGCGTTCGCCAGCTTCCTACAGGTATATCTTGAGCTTGTGCTCCTAAAAAAATAAAGAAAAGTAGACTACAAAGTACCTTTTTCATGAT of Sediminitomix flava contains these proteins:
- the gloA2 gene encoding SMU1112c/YaeR family gloxylase I-like metalloprotein, producing MEKNLGLKSVHHIAIICSDYERSKTFYVDKLGLKVIREVYREERDSYKLDLALNDQYVIELFSFPSPPQRPSFPEARGLRHLAFSVDDIEMAVKNLQAKGIKTEIIRVDEFTDKRFTFFEDPDGLPLELYEV
- the nqrE gene encoding NADH:ubiquinone reductase (Na(+)-transporting) subunit E, with the protein product MDLINLGIKSIFIDNMVFAYFFGMCSYLAVSKKVPTALGLGAAVTFVLTITVPLNWLLYNYVLKAGALAWLGEGFANIDLSFLQFIMFIAVIASMVQLVEMIVEKFSPSLYGALGIFLPLIAVNCAILGASLFMVPKEFTFAESAVYGFSSGIGWLFAIVALAAVREKMKYSNVPAPLKGLGITFIITGLMGLAFMSFMGISL
- a CDS encoding NADH:ubiquinone reductase (Na(+)-transporting) subunit D, which gives rise to MSETAEVKEVKKSEELLSKRRRGIVADPLDDNNPITVQVLGICSALAVTAKMEPSLVMSIAVMFVVVFSNLIISLMRNLVPQRIRIIVQLGVIATLVIVVDQVLKAYLYDVSKVVGVYVGLIITNCIVMGRLEAFAMGNKPWDSVLDGLGSSLGYAWVILAVAFFRELLGSGAVFGVQVLPDAFPKVGLMTSPVGAFIIIGMIIWVQRWRNGYVEE
- the nqrC gene encoding NADH:ubiquinone reductase (Na(+)-transporting) subunit C: MQQSNGYVIGFAVAMTVIIGGLLATVKVVLKERQDTEIALDTKKQILQAVGVTGDDKQALAAIYKERIQSVVVNAQGEQVSDFGAKSPEDVSVQANWKVMKKQVAALKGGDKKASIDYTSVNDVNLPIFKFMKEGSKTEVEAYILPVYGYGLWNDIWGYVAMNPDMKTIKGAVFGHAGETPGLGARMSDADVQDRYQGKSIVENGKISPVLMMKGEGNTGISDNEVDGMSGATLTRDGLNEMMVNYLNLYEPYMQKIRGNAVSLR
- a CDS encoding NADH:ubiquinone reductase (Na(+)-transporting) subunit B; this encodes MKFLYEFFEKNRPSKDSLMYYPYEAGETFMFTPKTVTGSKGAHVRDAIDLKRMMMTVIIAMIPALLFGIYNVGEMHAVATGAEMGFGDKVLFGAIRVIPIIIAAYAGGGLVEVVFGALRKHPINEGLLVTGMLIPLVVPASIPLWQVFVASAFAVLIGKEVFGGTGMNILNVALTARAFLYFAYPAQISGDKVWFDLADATAVDGFTGATFLGLASSASSEGIEVAKYAAEATASWSAGLYSAENLFFGFIPGSIGETSTLAVLLGALILVGTRVGSGRIILATVLGAMGMGLIMNAFGANTYMQMPAYYHLIAGGFAFGAVFMATDPVTAAQTDTGKWIYGALIGILTVIIRVWNPAYPEGIMLAILLMNVLAPLVDYYVVEANKKRRLKRATV
- a CDS encoding Na(+)-translocating NADH-quinone reductase subunit A; this translates as MSKNITLKKGFDIKLKGKAELNLLNVDQPETFALKPTDFVGMIRPKALVKEGDTVKAGTPILFDAKQEGVMYTAPVSGEVVGIIRGEKRRLMEVRILADKEIQYVEFPKYTDLASVSKEDAKTAMLSSGVWPQLVQRPYAVVANPSQEPKAVFVSGFDSHPLAPDYEFLFKGQEQYLQAGIDILKKFAPEVHVTTNGKAGSSILAGLNATQHKVSGPHPAGNVGVQIHHINPINKGEVVWTINPFGLLQIGKLFLEGKYDASKLVAVAGSELNKTGYVQTYLGANVKKMVEGNLAQDNVRVISGNVLTGSSIEKDGYVGFYDHVISVLPEGDKPRFFLKDGWLGFITDRLSFHKAWGLLGGASKEYALDTSLNGEERAFVMTGAFEKVVPMDILPTHLIKAIMAKDYDNMEALGLYEVAEEDLALCEFIDVSKHDVQGIIREGIDMLRLS
- the porZ gene encoding type IX secretion system anionic LPS delivery protein PorZ, which translates into the protein MKKVLCSLLFFIFLGAQAQDIPVGSWRTHNSYHEGLQIAEVHDMIYCVSSSGLFTLDKSDFSVAPFTKEDGLSDTGISRILAIPSKDMLVVAYSNGNIDLIEEDQIVNVRSILNASYPDKTIHDLDLWNGYLMVSTAFGVLQFDVDHYELKDTWDRLGENGELIPVHSFVGSSDSLYILSDRQLLGIEADERVNKKDFNNWSEEYVFDSDIKFLKSYEEGLVYVKDQRGVYTLNQKTETSLLEEAGARFGELTIIEDELFIPINHQIFSYLNSELIEFFSDEDFKPQFVTEDQTNIFWIADLGNGIVRLLDSHKESYFPTGTLSTSVFRGAYGNGNILLSAGGHQNSNSWGISASAYLFSNGSWDNFSNSATLSTAIDLPVNTDLSYVCFDSYSNLFFATTYQGEFISIHPETLEVTQYDLPISVNRLAGVVSDGFGKVWLTAHQRLLSLDQLTGTFTQETVSSLQNPTDALIDDWGQLWVRLETGGVLVYSEGNSRVLNNQVGTGGFPSRNILSMAKQSDGSILFGTEDGVAEIFNPYDALTSTIDAIIPRYEGYPLLNEEQVTAIAIDGGGRKWMATNKGVWLFSADNSEIIEYFSASNSLLLSDNVRDITINQQTGEVFFLTDQGVISYRGTATFAENIHQNVKVFPNPVRPNYTGLITVSGLAKNAYLKFTDAAGQLIYETNAAGGTAVWDGNDYNGKRAATGVYFIFSTDKDGVESYVSKVAIVN